A window of Primulina tabacum isolate GXHZ01 chromosome 4, ASM2559414v2, whole genome shotgun sequence contains these coding sequences:
- the LOC142543086 gene encoding protein PMR5-like, protein MAIPPFSFHFKILWLLLLQFSANYTTVSAIVIARLRNRHAQNHRIHPNQSSSCALFVGSWVRREDDSSYPIYDYSSCSVIDPRFNCQMYGRTDTDYLKYRWQPTNCQLPRFDGVEFVTRLRGKSVMFVGDSIGRDQWESLICLILADLPASSPKENTGGDPLSTFKLLEYGVTISYYKALYLVDIDINEQGKRVLKLDDIRGNAKAWNGVDVLCFNTGHWWTHTGNIQGWDYMELDGTQYQDMDRLVALERGLKTWAKWVDSNVDTSKTRVFFQGISPSHYYRNEWNSGTMSKPRNCYGETMPMTNSDTSYPEPYLDQVKVTDEVLVSMNRPPFLLDITMMSYVRKDAHPSVYSGELTPEQRSNHDPSVADCDHWCLPGLPDSWNQLFYAALFSL, encoded by the exons ATGGCTATTCCTCCGTTTTCATTTCACTTCAAAATTTTATGGCTTCTTCTGCTACAGTTTTCTGCAAATTACACCACGGTTTCAGCAATTGTGATAGCTCGTTTGAGGAATCGCCATGCCCAAAATCACAGGATTCATCCAAACCAGAGCAGTTCCTGTGCGTTGTTCGTGGGCAGCTGGGTTCGCCGCGAAGACGACAGCTCTTACCCCATTTATGATTACTCTTCATGTTCTGTGATAGATCCTCGATTCAATTGCCAAATGTATGGTAGAACAGATACGGATTACCTCAAGTATCGTTGGCAGCCCACCAATTGTCAGCTCCCGAG GTTTGATGGAGTTGAATTTGTGACAAGATTGAGAGGAAAGAGCGTGATGTTTGTGGGTGATTCGATTGGACGTGACCAATGGGAGTCATTGATCTGCTTGATATTAGCTGACTTGCCTGCATCATCTCCAAAAGAGAACACTGGAGGAGATCCTCTTTCCACCTTCAAACTCTTG GAATATGGTGTGACAATATCATATTACAAAGCATTATACTTGGTGGATATAGACATTAATGAGCAAGGTAAAAGAGTTTTGAAGTTGGATGATATAAGGGGTAATGCCAAAGCCTGGAACGGTGTGGATGTGCTCTGTTTCAATACTGGCCATTGGTGGACTCATACAGGAAATATTCAGGG GTGGGACTATATGGAATTAGATGGGACACAATACCAAGATATGGATAGATTGGTAGCACTGGAAAGAGGGCTCAAAACATGGGCCAAATGGGTTGATTCCAATGTTGACACCAGCAAGACCAGAGTGTTCTTTCAAGGCATTTCGCCCTCACATTACTA CCGTAATGAGTGGAATTCAGGAACAATGTCAAAACCAAGAAATTGCTACGGGGAGACGATGCCGATGACAAACAGCGACACTTCATATCCTGAACCATACCTAGATCAAGTTAAGGTAACGGATGAAGTACTGGTTTCTATGAACAGACCTCCCTTTTTGCTCGACATAACAATGATGTCATACGTGCGGAAAGACGCTCACCCATCCGTATATAGCGGAGAGTTGACCCCCGAGCAACGGTCTAATCATGATCCTTCTGTTGCTGACTGTGACCATTGGTGTCTTCCTGGATTGCCTGATTCATGGAACCAACTTTTCTACGCCGCTTTGTTCTCATTGTAG